Proteins from a genomic interval of Acetobacterium woodii DSM 1030:
- a CDS encoding GntR family transcriptional regulator, with translation MMWNDKKGLTLDISSCKPLREIVFETIRCAIITGELQPGQRLMEVQLAEQMGVSRTPVRESIRKLELEGLVKMVPRKGVYVTPMSVNDLKEMMEIRRALEGLAAELAAMKATKDEITILYEANEQFGEAALHNDEEGIIKHDMHIHETIYKASNNIKLLLMINSLREQMQRFRAEYVHRIEDKTPLVNQHMEIIRQIEKGEAAKANQAACEHIYMTGDNMLSLLEI, from the coding sequence ATGATGTGGAATGATAAAAAAGGTTTGACCCTTGATATAAGTTCGTGTAAGCCGTTAAGAGAAATTGTTTTCGAAACCATCCGGTGTGCCATTATTACCGGGGAACTTCAGCCGGGACAACGTTTAATGGAGGTTCAGCTAGCCGAACAAATGGGCGTCAGTAGAACCCCGGTAAGGGAATCAATTAGAAAACTTGAACTGGAAGGTTTGGTTAAAATGGTCCCCCGAAAAGGGGTGTATGTGACACCGATGTCGGTTAATGATCTAAAAGAAATGATGGAAATTCGTCGGGCCTTAGAAGGCCTTGCGGCTGAGCTGGCGGCAATGAAAGCCACAAAAGATGAAATTACGATATTATATGAAGCAAATGAACAATTTGGCGAAGCGGCATTGCATAATGATGAAGAGGGGATTATAAAACACGATATGCATATTCATGAAACCATTTATAAGGCTTCAAATAATATCAAATTATTGCTGATGATTAATAGTTTAAGAGAACAGATGCAACGATTTCGAGCCGAATATGTTCATCGTATTGAGGATAAAACCCCACTTGTGAATCAACATATGGAGATCATCAGACAGATTGAAAAAGGCGAAGCAGCGAAAGCGAACCAGGCCGCCTGTGAGCATATTTATATGACCGGTGATAATATGCTGAGTTTACTGGAAATTTAG
- the ispE gene encoding 4-(cytidine 5'-diphospho)-2-C-methyl-D-erythritol kinase, which translates to MATIVLKARAKVNLALDVTGIRADGYHEMKMINHSIDLEDQLIFEPCDDEVLLTSNGQSIPLDERNLVMKVVRKIQSQFNITKGIKIHLEKKIPAQAGLAGGSSDAAATLKGLNQLWGLNLSTAELIEIGVTIGADIPYCLIGGTALVEGIGEKITPLQDLDKMFVLVVKPDIDIATPWAFKKLDELTITKHPDITALIELLNNADYEHLQDVIGNVFENVAFACYPEIATLKKALLSQGALAAVMTGSGSTVVGYYRNYELAKRSWERCSDKYKLCFLTQTCEKEGVDDVE; encoded by the coding sequence ATGGCCACAATTGTTTTAAAAGCGAGAGCAAAAGTTAATTTGGCTCTTGATGTAACGGGAATTCGAGCAGATGGGTACCATGAAATGAAAATGATCAATCATTCAATTGACCTGGAAGATCAATTGATCTTTGAACCCTGTGACGATGAGGTTCTGTTAACATCCAATGGGCAATCGATTCCTCTTGATGAGCGTAATCTGGTGATGAAAGTTGTGCGAAAAATTCAAAGTCAGTTTAATATTACTAAGGGGATCAAAATTCATCTTGAAAAAAAAATCCCGGCCCAGGCAGGTTTGGCTGGCGGAAGCAGTGATGCGGCGGCGACGTTGAAGGGTCTTAATCAGCTTTGGGGACTTAATCTTTCAACGGCTGAATTGATCGAAATAGGAGTTACAATTGGGGCCGATATCCCCTATTGTCTAATTGGAGGAACCGCTTTGGTGGAAGGCATTGGAGAAAAAATAACACCACTGCAAGATCTGGATAAAATGTTTGTCTTAGTTGTTAAACCGGATATTGATATTGCGACACCGTGGGCGTTTAAAAAATTGGACGAGTTAACAATTACCAAGCATCCCGATATAACGGCATTGATAGAGTTGCTAAATAATGCCGATTATGAACACCTGCAGGATGTTATTGGCAATGTTTTTGAAAACGTTGCTTTTGCCTGTTACCCGGAAATAGCAACGCTAAAAAAAGCGCTGTTGAGCCAAGGGGCACTGGCAGCGGTGATGACAGGTAGTGGTTCGACGGTGGTCGGATATTATCGGAATTATGAGTTGGCAAAGCGATCATGGGAACGATGCAGTGATAAATATAAGTTGTGTTTTTTAACTCAAACTTGCGAAAAAGAAGGAGTCGATGATGTGGAATGA
- a CDS encoding AI-2E family transporter — protein MKFKIDMELVKKYGYFLVGALILLLMYKILDNFGAIATSIGSVITGTLEVLMPILIGIVLAYFLFRPMRGIEKFIFKVVPNSQNKSRGVRLISILIVYAITIVLIILFFYATIPSVVESLTGLISQTPQYLETIDKYLGESLAKGGAANDIFIELKNTIESFQNLTSRDILNQVASYFGTNPDSVKNIGNFAFVFLKGTVGFIISFSIVFFIGMYLMLDKERISDQVDRFTKAVLNKTLYNGSHWAVLTIDAIFYKYFTGKILTSMLIGFLYYLGLLVIGVQYAPLFGVIVAITNVIPYFGPIIGAVPAVVITLIDDPAKALWAAIWILIVQQFDGNVLAPNVLGKIVELNPFWVLVSVIVGGSLFGVLGMFVAIPMFAVIKVFFEEALLRWERKKEQLELEDPLD, from the coding sequence GTGAAATTTAAGATTGATATGGAACTGGTGAAGAAGTATGGCTATTTTTTAGTTGGGGCACTGATACTACTTCTAATGTATAAAATACTGGATAATTTTGGAGCCATTGCAACATCGATTGGATCGGTCATAACGGGAACGCTTGAAGTGCTGATGCCGATCCTGATTGGAATTGTGCTGGCATATTTTCTTTTTAGACCGATGCGCGGGATAGAAAAATTTATCTTTAAAGTAGTTCCTAACAGTCAAAACAAATCTCGCGGGGTCCGGTTGATTTCGATCCTGATTGTTTATGCCATTACCATTGTTTTAATTATTTTATTTTTTTACGCAACGATTCCGTCGGTGGTCGAGAGTCTGACCGGTCTTATCTCGCAAACACCGCAATATTTAGAGACGATTGACAAGTATTTAGGCGAAAGTCTGGCCAAAGGCGGTGCAGCTAATGATATTTTTATTGAACTGAAAAATACAATTGAGAGTTTTCAAAACTTAACTTCACGCGATATCCTGAATCAGGTAGCATCGTATTTTGGAACAAATCCGGATTCGGTTAAGAATATTGGGAATTTTGCTTTTGTTTTTCTAAAAGGAACTGTCGGATTTATCATCTCCTTTTCGATTGTTTTTTTTATCGGGATGTATCTGATGCTCGACAAAGAACGAATCAGTGATCAGGTTGATCGATTTACGAAAGCAGTTTTGAATAAAACCTTATATAATGGCAGTCACTGGGCCGTGCTAACAATTGATGCGATCTTTTATAAATACTTTACCGGAAAAATTTTGACGTCAATGTTAATTGGTTTTCTTTATTATTTGGGATTGTTGGTGATTGGCGTTCAATATGCGCCGCTGTTCGGAGTGATCGTGGCGATTACAAATGTGATTCCCTATTTTGGCCCAATTATTGGGGCGGTTCCTGCGGTGGTAATTACACTAATCGATGATCCGGCGAAAGCGTTGTGGGCAGCGATTTGGATTTTGATTGTACAACAGTTTGACGGTAACGTTTTAGCCCCCAATGTTTTAGGCAAAATTGTCGAATTAAATCCTTTTTGGGTACTGGTTAGTGTGATTGTCGGAGGGAGCCTTTTTGGAGTCCTGGGAATGTTTGTTGCAATTCCGATGTTTGCAGTAATTAAAGTGTTTTTTGAAGAAGCGTTGCTTCGTTGGGAACGAAAAAAAGAGCAACTGGAATTAGAAGATCCGTTAGATTAA
- the lspA gene encoding signal peptidase II: MIYIAIIIFVIFLDQYSKYLVVSHIKPIDTLPIVPNVFHLTYAENTGAAFSLLTDKQIFLIIMTLVFIGVLIYFLIKIPNTKENRVINAALACIIGGASGNLLDRLRLDFVVDFLDFRMIKFAIFNFADMFVVCGSIILIFALFTNKNFLENNDFGDLK; the protein is encoded by the coding sequence ATGATCTATATAGCCATTATTATTTTTGTTATTTTTCTCGACCAGTATTCAAAATATCTGGTTGTTTCACATATAAAACCAATCGATACGTTACCCATCGTTCCAAATGTTTTTCATTTAACCTATGCCGAAAATACTGGTGCAGCTTTTAGCCTTTTAACCGACAAGCAAATATTTTTGATCATTATGACCCTTGTTTTTATTGGCGTCCTGATTTATTTTTTAATCAAAATCCCCAATACCAAGGAAAATCGCGTGATTAATGCCGCTCTTGCATGTATTATTGGTGGTGCCTCTGGCAATCTGCTGGATCGCTTGCGCCTTGATTTTGTTGTCGATTTTCTTGATTTTCGAATGATTAAATTCGCCATTTTTAATTTTGCCGATATGTTTGTGGTATGTGGCAGTATTATTCTGATTTTCGCTTTATTTACCAATAAAAATTTTCTGGAAAACAATGATTTCGGTGACCTTAAATAA